A genomic segment from Luteibacter aegosomatis encodes:
- a CDS encoding alpha/beta fold hydrolase, translated as MTPTDDRPDSPHLPSAHASTLDRRTFLLGLLAAAVLPGAAWAASSPAPASRTFATRRHTTHYLEKGPADGPLMFFLHGWPELSLVWRAQIDAFAAEGWRCIAPDMRGYGGSSAPTATGAYTQEQVVADMIELHDHLGGKPAIWVGHDWGSVAVASLVSHEPARSRGAVMISVPYFPTGNTLRTLVPLVDRSIYPADRFPDGQWDYYRYYTTHFASAVADLDADKASSLASIYRPGDPSKMREPAANAMVTSKGGRFGAAHRAPPTRPDPALWPAEDFDALVKSFEARGFRPPCAWYLNDDANTVYAAKAPNGGHLAMPVLFVNGAYDQMNTIQGNRLGDPMRAACADLTVTNLQGAHWLPLERKAELVQAIRDWLRIKRLTA; from the coding sequence ATGACCCCGACCGACGATCGCCCCGACTCGCCGCATCTCCCGTCCGCGCACGCGTCGACGCTCGACCGACGCACGTTCCTGCTCGGCCTGCTCGCCGCCGCCGTCCTGCCCGGGGCCGCCTGGGCCGCGTCCTCGCCCGCGCCGGCCTCGCGCACGTTCGCCACGCGGCGCCATACCACGCATTACCTGGAGAAAGGCCCGGCGGACGGACCGCTGATGTTCTTCCTCCACGGTTGGCCGGAACTGAGCCTGGTCTGGCGGGCGCAGATCGACGCGTTCGCCGCCGAGGGCTGGCGCTGCATCGCACCCGACATGCGCGGCTACGGCGGTTCCTCCGCCCCGACGGCCACCGGAGCCTACACCCAGGAACAGGTGGTGGCGGACATGATCGAGCTGCACGATCATCTCGGCGGCAAACCGGCGATCTGGGTCGGGCACGATTGGGGCAGCGTCGCCGTGGCTTCGCTGGTGTCGCACGAACCGGCACGCAGCCGTGGCGCCGTGATGATCTCGGTGCCGTATTTCCCCACCGGCAACACCTTGCGCACGCTGGTGCCTCTGGTCGACCGGTCGATCTATCCGGCGGACCGGTTCCCCGATGGGCAATGGGATTACTACCGCTACTACACCACGCACTTCGCCTCGGCCGTGGCCGACCTGGATGCCGACAAGGCGTCCTCGCTGGCCTCCATCTACCGGCCCGGCGATCCGTCGAAGATGCGCGAGCCGGCGGCGAACGCGATGGTCACGTCAAAGGGCGGACGCTTCGGCGCCGCGCACCGCGCACCGCCGACCCGGCCCGATCCCGCGCTGTGGCCGGCCGAGGACTTCGACGCGCTGGTGAAATCGTTCGAGGCACGCGGTTTCCGGCCGCCCTGCGCGTGGTACCTCAACGACGATGCCAACACGGTTTATGCGGCCAAGGCGCCGAACGGCGGACATCTCGCGATGCCGGTGCTGTTCGTCAACGGCGCCTACGACCAGATGAACACCATCCAGGGCAATCGTCTGGGCGATCCGATGCGCGCGGCCTGCGCCGACCTCACCGTGACGAACCTCCAGGGAGCGCACTGGCTGCCCCTGGAGCGAAAGGCCGAACTCGTCCAGGCCATTCGCGACTGGCTGCGTATTAAGCGGCTGACGGCATGA
- a CDS encoding response regulator, with product MNGQGQKVRILQVEDSPLDAELVLTELDHDGLDYEVHLVDDEKAYVEALDTFHPDIVLSDLSLPGFSGERALEILRARDAAVPFIFISATLGEEAAIEALRNGATDYILKQNTARLASAVRRALREAEEQRARARAEQELIRAQRFESLALLAGGLSHDLRNLLQPLLLAGDTLEDYADDPRLARLGTLVRDCGRRGLEMVSSMLSFARGARRAEQVRLGALLDALKLLMQGSVPRTIDMSMDIVDPDVSFEGNHTELQQCLLNLCLNAIQAMPEGGSLRIETAQVNLADDFFVENETAEPGRYLRLSVIDTGAGMPEPVLRRLFEPFFTTKEGGTGLGLLSCKRIVASHGGLMRVRSREGEGTQFHLYLPLAVEHEDTLPGMESMLQGEAERVLVVVEEAVQLSLLVDTLDAYGYQAGASQSGTAALQWIEAHGVPDLVVMDADMNLFTGVRTLAALLDHGYRGAVLLLARSDSPPNLDELPQLDHLYVLNKPVPSHALLRTVREALDASDTETG from the coding sequence ATGAATGGCCAAGGGCAAAAGGTCAGGATCCTCCAGGTGGAAGACAGCCCGCTCGACGCGGAGCTGGTGTTGACCGAACTGGACCACGATGGCCTCGATTACGAGGTGCATCTGGTCGACGACGAGAAGGCTTACGTCGAGGCGCTGGACACGTTCCATCCCGACATCGTGCTTTCCGATCTGAGCTTGCCGGGATTCAGCGGCGAGCGTGCGCTGGAGATACTGCGCGCGCGCGACGCCGCCGTTCCCTTCATCTTCATTTCGGCCACGCTCGGCGAGGAAGCCGCGATCGAGGCGCTGCGTAACGGCGCCACCGATTACATCCTGAAGCAGAACACCGCGCGCCTGGCCTCGGCGGTGCGCCGCGCGCTGCGCGAGGCGGAAGAGCAGCGCGCGCGTGCGCGCGCGGAGCAGGAACTGATTCGGGCGCAGCGTTTCGAAAGCCTCGCCTTGCTGGCCGGCGGCCTCAGCCACGATCTGCGCAACCTGCTGCAGCCGCTTCTGCTCGCCGGCGACACGCTGGAAGACTACGCGGACGATCCGCGCCTCGCGCGCCTGGGGACGCTCGTGCGCGATTGCGGCCGTCGTGGCCTCGAGATGGTGTCGTCGATGCTGTCGTTCGCGCGTGGCGCGCGACGCGCTGAACAGGTTCGCCTGGGCGCGCTGCTGGATGCGTTGAAGCTGCTCATGCAGGGCAGCGTGCCTCGCACGATCGACATGAGCATGGATATCGTCGATCCGGACGTGTCGTTCGAAGGCAACCACACCGAACTGCAGCAGTGCCTGCTCAACCTCTGCCTCAACGCGATACAGGCGATGCCCGAGGGCGGTTCGCTGCGGATCGAAACGGCACAGGTGAACCTGGCCGACGATTTCTTCGTGGAAAACGAGACGGCCGAGCCGGGCCGTTACCTGCGCCTGTCCGTGATCGACACGGGCGCGGGCATGCCCGAACCCGTATTGCGGCGTCTGTTCGAGCCGTTCTTCACGACGAAGGAGGGCGGTACCGGGCTGGGTCTGCTGTCGTGCAAGCGCATCGTGGCCAGCCACGGCGGCCTGATGCGCGTGCGCAGCCGCGAGGGCGAGGGCACGCAGTTCCATCTCTACCTGCCGTTGGCCGTGGAGCACGAGGATACCTTGCCGGGCATGGAATCCATGCTGCAGGGCGAGGCCGAGCGCGTGCTGGTGGTGGTCGAGGAGGCCGTGCAGCTGTCACTGCTGGTGGATACCCTCGATGCCTACGGTTACCAGGCGGGCGCGAGCCAGAGCGGCACGGCGGCGCTGCAATGGATCGAAGCGCACGGCGTGCCCGACCTCGTGGTGATGGACGCCGACATGAACCTGTTCACCGGCGTGCGCACGCTGGCCGCGTTGCTGGATCACGGTTACCGAGGCGCGGTGCTGCTGCTGGCCCGGTCGGATTCGCCGCCGAACCTCGACGAACTGCCGCAACTGGACCACCTCTACGTGCTCAACAAGCCCGTGCCGTCGCATGCGCTACTGCGCACCGTGCGCGAGGCCCTCGATGCGAGCGATACGGAAACGGGCTGA
- a CDS encoding response regulator, whose translation MNKRDLRTILLVEDSMADAEMAIDALREAKLANPVVHVEDGVECLDWLHRRGAHAHRGESEPAVILLDIKMPRMDGLEVLQHLRADERWKRLPVVILSSSREESDLARSWNLGVNAYVLKPVDVDQFFKAVQTLGHFWAVLNQRPDGE comes from the coding sequence ATGAACAAGCGCGACCTGCGCACCATCCTCCTCGTCGAAGATTCGATGGCCGACGCCGAAATGGCGATCGACGCGCTTCGCGAGGCGAAACTCGCCAATCCCGTGGTCCATGTCGAGGACGGCGTGGAGTGCCTCGACTGGCTGCATCGCCGCGGCGCCCACGCCCACCGCGGCGAAAGCGAGCCGGCCGTGATCCTGCTCGACATCAAGATGCCGCGCATGGACGGCCTGGAAGTGCTGCAGCATCTTCGCGCCGACGAGCGCTGGAAGCGTCTTCCCGTGGTGATCCTTTCGTCGTCGCGCGAAGAGAGCGACCTCGCGCGCAGCTGGAACCTGGGCGTGAACGCCTACGTGCTCAAGCCCGTGGACGTCGACCAGTTCTTCAAGGCGGTGCAGACCCTGGGGCATTTCTGGGCCGTGCTCAACCAGCGCCCGGACGGCGAGTAA
- a CDS encoding sensor histidine kinase, which produces MIERIGLRWRLVGLLAAVLAIVALPYVVTRSSAEDALNSRDWVTHTADVKASVYRLDAVLRSSEAAMYTLLAGAEHDPELDERIEAPRRKVPEILASLRAMTRDNVDQLNRLGNIESIASGRLALTDQAMARLKSGDRAGALASMEDARHMFPVRAKVLELLDEESKLLGARRAQAQGLASNNRVVLLVAALAQIALLGIVVIVSERQIAIRLAAESKTAEAVMRSQLIVQAVREPIAMLDGELRTLLVNTAFAELYGFDTESGINHPLNEIGEGAWTDSALLQRLADVIARDRELWDYELTQRTVDGVDRFVVINARRIEQPDDATPALLLTVSDITARALVEQKVNELNRQLEGKVEQVSDVNRELEAFSYSVSHDLRAPLRHISGFAAKLETHLGDRADDRVRHYIDVIGSSSRRMAQLIDDLLVFSRLGRGALRLQPVDMQSLVEEARSLVESDVGSRRLEWRIAPMPIVIGDENMLRTVWQNLIGNAVKYTGNREVARIEIGLDRTSAGDYEFFVRDNGAGFDMQYAGKLFGVFQRLHRASEFPGNGIGLANVRRIVARHGGRTWAEGEIDRGATFHFSLPASDVPGARTGDS; this is translated from the coding sequence ATGATCGAACGCATTGGGTTGCGCTGGCGGCTGGTGGGCCTGCTCGCCGCCGTGCTCGCCATCGTGGCCCTGCCGTACGTGGTGACCCGTTCCAGCGCCGAAGACGCGCTGAATTCGCGCGACTGGGTGACCCATACGGCCGACGTGAAAGCCAGCGTCTACCGCCTCGATGCCGTCCTGCGCAGCAGCGAGGCGGCCATGTACACCTTGCTGGCCGGGGCGGAACACGATCCCGAGCTCGACGAACGGATCGAGGCCCCGCGCCGGAAGGTGCCCGAGATCCTCGCCTCGCTCCGCGCGATGACGCGCGACAACGTCGATCAGCTCAACCGGCTGGGCAACATCGAATCCATCGCGAGCGGGCGGCTCGCGCTCACCGACCAGGCCATGGCGCGCCTGAAATCGGGCGATCGCGCCGGCGCGCTGGCCTCGATGGAGGATGCACGCCACATGTTCCCGGTGCGCGCCAAGGTGCTCGAGTTGCTCGACGAGGAGTCCAAGCTGCTCGGCGCGCGTCGCGCCCAGGCCCAGGGCCTGGCGTCCAACAACCGCGTGGTGCTGCTGGTGGCGGCACTGGCCCAGATCGCCCTGCTCGGCATCGTGGTGATCGTTTCCGAACGGCAGATCGCCATCCGCCTGGCCGCCGAATCGAAGACGGCCGAGGCGGTGATGCGCTCGCAGCTCATCGTGCAGGCGGTGCGCGAGCCGATCGCCATGCTCGACGGGGAATTGCGCACGCTGCTGGTCAATACCGCCTTTGCCGAACTCTATGGATTCGATACCGAAAGCGGCATCAACCACCCGTTGAACGAGATCGGCGAGGGAGCGTGGACCGATTCGGCGCTGCTGCAGCGGCTGGCCGACGTGATCGCCCGCGATCGCGAACTGTGGGATTACGAACTCACCCAGCGCACCGTCGACGGGGTCGATCGCTTCGTGGTGATCAACGCGCGCCGCATCGAGCAGCCCGACGACGCCACGCCGGCGTTGCTGCTCACCGTGAGCGACATCACCGCGCGAGCGCTCGTCGAACAGAAGGTCAACGAACTCAATCGCCAGCTCGAAGGCAAGGTCGAGCAGGTGTCCGACGTGAACCGCGAGCTGGAGGCCTTCAGCTATTCGGTATCGCACGACCTGCGCGCGCCGTTGCGGCATATCTCCGGGTTCGCCGCCAAGCTGGAAACCCATCTGGGCGACCGGGCCGACGACCGCGTGCGCCACTACATCGACGTCATCGGCAGTTCGTCGCGGCGCATGGCGCAGCTCATCGACGACCTGCTGGTCTTCTCGCGCCTCGGCCGCGGTGCGCTGCGCCTGCAACCGGTCGACATGCAGTCGCTGGTGGAAGAGGCGCGCTCGCTGGTGGAATCGGACGTGGGCAGCCGCCGCCTCGAATGGCGCATCGCGCCGATGCCCATCGTGATCGGCGACGAGAACATGCTGCGCACCGTGTGGCAGAACCTCATCGGCAATGCCGTGAAGTACACCGGCAACCGCGAGGTCGCCCGCATCGAGATCGGCCTGGATCGCACGAGCGCGGGCGACTACGAATTCTTCGTGCGCGACAACGGCGCCGGTTTCGACATGCAATACGCGGGCAAGCTGTTCGGCGTGTTCCAGCGCCTGCACCGTGCCTCCGAATTTCCCGGCAACGGCATCGGGCTGGCGAACGTGCGGCGCATCGTCGCCCGCCATGGCGGGCGTACCTGGGCCGAGGGCGAGATCGACCGCGGCGCCACCTTCCATTTTTCTCTACCGGCCTCGGACGTTCCGGGCGCAAGAACGGGTGATTCATGA
- a CDS encoding GH92 family glycosyl hydrolase, translated as MPNPSRLRRGLLAAALSLALPGLALAASTGKGRDAVASVDPLIGTGGDGHTFPGATVPFGMIQLSPDTAMPDFKHAYKYAAGYQHGDSSIMGFSHTHFSGSGHSDLGDVLVMPIAGDVRLDPGTPDQPGSGYRSRFDHASEKAEAGYYAVTLADYGVRAELTAGRRVGWHRYTFPKGKPAHLLLDLRPSIYDYDGKVLWSSLRVRDDGTVTGGRTTRGWAPGRQLYFAMRFNQPLASRSLKNREQNVPYRGFAGPGNRAEDTDGLSGRALEGVFDFGNLDKPLVVKVAISSVSEDNAVANLDKDGAGFDFDARRDEARDAWEKTLSVVDVQAPAQTRKTFYTALYHAMLSPTLSMDVDGRYRGPDDQVHQAKGFDFYSTWSLWDVYRAQQPLMTLLEPEKSNDFVSSLIAAREASPFGILPVWAYQGMETWCMIGYHAVPVIADAYMKGIRGYDANKALEAMVASATYGPYGGLDDYMKLGYVAIDRSPEAASKTVEYAFDDWSLAQMAKAMGKDDVAATFTKRAGNWKNSFDTKTGFLRARKSDGSYREPFDPSSAAYGSDYTEGNAWQYSWYVPQDVAGLIDALGGADAFVKKLDSVFDAKVDPKSFAHVEDITGLIGWYAHGNEPSHHVAYLYDYAGQPWKTQERLTEIMKSQYSPTPTGLVGNDDLGQMSAWYTFTALGFYPVAPGSNQYVIGRPFVEKATLNLSNGKRFTVSTDHLDAKHPYVGKVTLNGKPLDRTFIRHEEIVAGGELHFSMQETPAKDWATGRGAQPYSMSQPAN; from the coding sequence ATGCCGAACCCGTCCCGCCTGCGCCGCGGCCTGCTCGCCGCCGCCCTGTCCCTGGCCCTGCCCGGGCTCGCCCTGGCCGCCTCCACCGGCAAGGGGCGCGACGCCGTCGCTTCGGTCGACCCGCTGATCGGCACGGGTGGCGACGGCCACACCTTCCCCGGCGCGACGGTCCCCTTCGGCATGATCCAGCTGTCGCCGGACACGGCCATGCCGGACTTCAAGCATGCGTACAAATACGCCGCCGGCTACCAGCACGGCGATTCGAGCATCATGGGCTTTTCCCATACGCATTTCTCCGGCAGCGGCCATTCCGACCTGGGCGACGTGCTCGTCATGCCCATCGCCGGCGACGTGAGGCTGGACCCCGGTACCCCCGACCAGCCCGGTAGCGGTTACCGCTCGCGCTTCGACCACGCGAGCGAGAAAGCCGAGGCAGGGTACTACGCCGTCACCCTGGCCGACTACGGCGTGCGTGCCGAGTTGACCGCGGGACGGCGGGTGGGCTGGCACCGCTACACCTTTCCCAAGGGCAAGCCTGCCCACCTCCTGCTCGACCTGCGCCCCAGCATCTACGATTACGACGGCAAGGTGCTGTGGTCGTCGCTGCGCGTGCGCGACGACGGCACGGTCACCGGCGGCCGCACCACGCGTGGCTGGGCCCCGGGCCGCCAGTTGTATTTCGCCATGCGCTTCAACCAGCCGCTGGCCTCGCGCAGCCTGAAGAACCGCGAACAGAACGTGCCCTACCGGGGCTTTGCCGGTCCGGGCAACCGCGCCGAGGACACCGACGGCCTGAGCGGCAGGGCGCTCGAAGGCGTGTTCGACTTCGGCAACCTCGACAAGCCGCTGGTGGTGAAGGTCGCCATTTCCTCGGTGAGCGAGGACAACGCGGTGGCCAACCTCGACAAGGATGGCGCCGGCTTCGACTTCGACGCCCGCCGCGACGAAGCCCGCGACGCCTGGGAGAAGACCCTCTCCGTGGTCGACGTGCAGGCCCCCGCGCAGACCCGCAAGACGTTCTACACGGCGCTCTACCACGCCATGCTCTCGCCCACGCTGTCGATGGACGTCGACGGCCGCTACCGCGGTCCGGACGACCAGGTACACCAGGCCAAGGGCTTCGACTTCTATTCCACCTGGTCGCTGTGGGACGTCTACCGTGCCCAGCAGCCGCTGATGACCCTGCTCGAGCCGGAAAAGAGCAACGATTTCGTCAGCTCGCTCATCGCCGCGCGCGAGGCCAGCCCGTTCGGCATCCTGCCCGTGTGGGCGTACCAGGGCATGGAAACCTGGTGCATGATCGGCTACCACGCGGTGCCGGTGATCGCCGATGCCTACATGAAGGGCATCCGCGGCTACGACGCGAACAAGGCCCTGGAGGCCATGGTGGCCAGCGCCACCTACGGGCCCTACGGCGGCCTGGACGATTACATGAAGCTCGGCTACGTGGCGATCGACCGTTCGCCGGAAGCGGCCTCCAAGACGGTGGAATACGCCTTCGACGACTGGTCGCTCGCGCAGATGGCCAAGGCCATGGGCAAGGACGACGTCGCCGCCACCTTCACCAAGCGCGCGGGCAACTGGAAGAACAGCTTCGACACCAAGACCGGTTTCCTGCGCGCGCGCAAGAGCGACGGCAGCTACCGGGAGCCGTTCGATCCCTCGTCGGCCGCCTATGGCAGCGATTACACCGAAGGCAATGCCTGGCAGTATTCCTGGTACGTGCCGCAGGACGTCGCCGGCCTCATCGACGCGCTCGGCGGCGCCGATGCCTTCGTCAAGAAGCTCGATTCGGTATTCGACGCCAAGGTCGACCCCAAGTCGTTCGCCCACGTGGAGGACATCACCGGCCTCATCGGCTGGTACGCCCACGGCAACGAACCCAGCCACCACGTGGCCTACCTCTACGATTACGCCGGCCAGCCCTGGAAGACCCAGGAACGCCTTACCGAGATCATGAAGAGCCAGTACTCGCCGACGCCGACGGGCCTGGTCGGTAACGACGACCTCGGCCAGATGTCGGCCTGGTACACCTTCACGGCGCTGGGCTTCTACCCGGTGGCGCCGGGCAGCAACCAGTACGTGATCGGCCGTCCCTTCGTGGAAAAGGCCACGCTCAATCTCTCCAACGGCAAGCGTTTCACGGTCAGCACCGACCACCTCGACGCGAAGCACCCTTACGTCGGCAAGGTCACGCTCAACGGCAAGCCGTTGGACCGCACCTTCATTCGCCACGAGGAGATCGTGGCCGGCGGCGAACTGCACTTCTCGATGCAGGAAACCCCGGCGAAGGACTGGGCGACCGGCAGGGGCGCGCAGCCGTACTCCATGAGTCAGCCCGCGAACTGA
- a CDS encoding LacI family DNA-binding transcriptional regulator, whose translation MPRTTPQRRKVTLADIAQGCDVSRATVSLVLRGSPLVNSATRARVEAELKRQGYVYNRAAANLRRRTSSSIGLVVNDLGNPFFAEFAAGADESLASAGYVTLLGNTGESPERQQAVLTSLVEHGPAGIILSPAEGSEGERVLSAVGMHTPLLVFNRELPDDEGTHRWDTLEMDNEHGARLATEHLIALGHRRIAFFGGHRDSSSVEQRRRGYMSAMRDAGLTVDPNWLIESAPTRLEAARQTGALFARDPAPTAAVCYNDAVALGLMLGLTRRGRRPGEDFALTGFDDVAEASVCVPPLTTIAVDPRGLGRRSAELILQRLGNPETDTAYTIAPVRLVVRESSCPPTSP comes from the coding sequence ATGCCGAGGACCACCCCGCAGCGCCGCAAGGTGACGCTGGCCGATATCGCCCAAGGTTGCGATGTATCGCGAGCCACCGTCTCGCTGGTGCTGCGCGGCAGCCCGCTCGTCAACTCCGCCACCCGGGCCCGCGTCGAGGCCGAGCTCAAGCGGCAAGGCTACGTCTACAACCGGGCCGCCGCCAACCTCCGCCGCCGCACCTCCTCGAGCATCGGGCTGGTGGTGAACGACCTGGGCAACCCCTTCTTCGCCGAATTCGCCGCCGGCGCCGACGAATCGCTGGCCAGCGCCGGCTACGTCACCCTGCTGGGCAACACGGGCGAATCGCCCGAGCGCCAGCAGGCCGTGCTCACCTCGCTGGTGGAGCACGGCCCGGCGGGCATCATCCTGTCGCCCGCCGAGGGCAGCGAAGGCGAGCGCGTGCTCTCCGCCGTCGGCATGCACACCCCCCTGCTCGTGTTCAACCGCGAACTGCCCGACGACGAAGGCACCCATCGCTGGGACACGCTGGAAATGGACAACGAACACGGCGCGCGCCTGGCCACCGAGCACCTGATCGCCCTCGGCCATCGGCGCATCGCCTTCTTCGGCGGCCATCGCGACTCCAGCTCGGTGGAACAACGCCGGCGCGGCTACATGAGCGCCATGCGCGACGCCGGCCTCACGGTGGATCCGAACTGGCTCATCGAGAGCGCGCCCACGCGCCTGGAAGCGGCGCGCCAGACCGGTGCGCTGTTCGCGCGCGATCCGGCGCCGACCGCGGCGGTCTGCTACAACGACGCCGTCGCGCTGGGCCTGATGCTGGGGCTCACGCGCCGCGGACGCCGTCCCGGTGAGGATTTCGCCCTGACGGGCTTCGACGACGTCGCCGAAGCCTCGGTCTGCGTGCCTCCCCTCACCACCATCGCGGTGGACCCGCGAGGCCTGGGCAGGCGCAGCGCCGAACTGATCCTGCAACGATTGGGCAATCCCGAGACGGATACGGCCTATACGATCGCCCCCGTCCGGCTGGTAGTGCGCGAAAGCAGCTGCCCGCCGACTTCACCCTAA
- the fucP gene encoding L-fucose:H+ symporter permease: protein MTTIFFMWGFLTCLNDILIPHLKAVFELNYAQALLIQFTFFGAYFIMSLPAGRVVAALGYKKSIVAGLIVSGIGAALFWPAAGMRVYGFFLAALFILATGITVLQVAANAYVALLGPEKTSSSRLTLAQALNSFGTFLAPFFGGFLILSSEVKSSADIAKMNAAEQISYRAHEASTVQGPYIGLAVVLVLLAIGVYLFKLPALEETTEKADDSQHSLMDALKTPHVFFGVLGIFFYVGGEVSIGSFMINYLQLPEIGNMTGAVAASHVAFYWGGAMVGRFIGSALLARFSPRMLLAVFAVINALLVITTMVTTGTVAVYSIVVIGLFNSIMFPTIFSLGIERMGPLTGKASSLLIMAIVGGAIIPWLQGVIADAIGLQHAFFIPLICYAYIVFYGLSGSKVRNVPVASR, encoded by the coding sequence ATGACGACGATCTTCTTCATGTGGGGGTTCCTGACCTGCCTGAACGACATCCTCATCCCCCACCTGAAGGCCGTGTTCGAACTGAACTACGCCCAGGCGCTGCTCATCCAGTTCACCTTCTTCGGCGCGTATTTCATCATGTCGCTGCCCGCCGGCCGGGTCGTCGCCGCGCTGGGCTACAAGAAGAGCATCGTCGCCGGCCTGATCGTCTCGGGCATCGGCGCGGCCCTGTTCTGGCCCGCCGCCGGCATGCGCGTGTACGGCTTCTTCCTGGCCGCGCTGTTCATCCTCGCCACGGGCATCACGGTGCTGCAGGTGGCCGCCAACGCCTACGTGGCGCTGCTCGGCCCCGAGAAGACCAGCTCCAGCCGCCTCACCCTGGCCCAGGCGCTGAACTCGTTCGGCACCTTCCTCGCGCCGTTCTTCGGCGGCTTCCTCATCCTCTCCAGCGAGGTCAAGAGCAGCGCCGACATCGCGAAGATGAACGCCGCGGAGCAGATCTCCTATCGCGCGCACGAGGCCTCCACCGTGCAGGGCCCGTACATCGGCCTGGCCGTGGTGCTCGTGCTGCTGGCGATCGGCGTCTACCTGTTCAAGCTGCCCGCCCTGGAAGAAACCACCGAGAAGGCCGACGACAGCCAGCACTCGCTGATGGACGCCCTGAAGACCCCGCACGTGTTCTTCGGCGTGCTGGGCATCTTCTTCTACGTGGGCGGTGAGGTGTCGATCGGCAGCTTCATGATCAACTACCTGCAATTGCCCGAAATCGGCAACATGACCGGCGCGGTCGCCGCCAGCCACGTGGCTTTCTACTGGGGCGGCGCGATGGTCGGCCGCTTCATCGGCTCGGCGCTGCTGGCCAGGTTCTCGCCGCGCATGCTGCTTGCCGTGTTCGCCGTGATCAACGCCCTGCTGGTCATCACCACCATGGTCACCACCGGCACCGTCGCGGTGTACAGCATCGTCGTCATCGGCCTGTTCAACTCGATCATGTTCCCGACGATCTTCTCGCTGGGCATCGAGCGCATGGGCCCGCTGACCGGCAAGGCCTCGTCGCTGCTGATCATGGCCATCGTGGGCGGCGCGATCATTCCCTGGCTGCAGGGCGTGATCGCCGATGCCATCGGCCTGCAACATGCCTTCTTCATCCCGCTCATCTGCTACGCGTACATCGTGTTCTACGGCCTGAGCGGCTCGAAGGTCCGTAACGTGCCCGTCGCGTCGCGCTGA
- a CDS encoding carbohydrate kinase family protein: MSSILCFGEALIDFHAQPQGGAGQPPAFVPFAGGAPANVAVAAARLGGRARFAGMLARDMFGDFLLKSLTDLDVGTEDVARTDEAPTALAFVAHDAKGDRSFSFYRPPAADLLFRPEHFRANAFDDLAVFHVCSNSLTEAAIARTTIVGMQRAREAGALVSFDMNLRPALWPKGEDQLPRLWQTLSEADVIKLSAEEFAAVHDGGDDESVLERLWQGHARLLLVTDGAEPMRWFTRTARGVIQGYKVDAVDTTAAGDAFVGGLLARLADQGIKPAGLDALVADEARLVALIRYAAACGAITATRKGSFTAIPDQAEVKAFMEKHA, from the coding sequence ATGTCTTCCATCCTCTGCTTCGGCGAGGCGCTGATCGATTTCCACGCACAGCCCCAGGGCGGCGCCGGTCAGCCTCCCGCTTTCGTACCCTTCGCCGGCGGCGCGCCCGCCAACGTGGCCGTCGCCGCCGCCCGCCTGGGCGGTCGCGCGCGCTTCGCTGGCATGCTCGCCCGCGACATGTTCGGTGATTTCCTGCTCAAGAGCCTCACCGACCTCGACGTCGGCACCGAGGACGTCGCCCGCACCGACGAGGCGCCCACCGCATTGGCCTTCGTGGCCCACGACGCCAAGGGCGACCGCAGCTTCAGCTTCTACCGTCCGCCCGCCGCCGACCTGCTGTTTCGCCCGGAGCACTTCCGCGCGAACGCGTTCGACGACCTGGCCGTCTTCCACGTCTGCTCCAACTCGCTGACCGAGGCGGCCATCGCCCGGACCACGATCGTGGGCATGCAGCGGGCCCGCGAGGCGGGTGCGCTGGTCAGCTTCGACATGAACCTGCGCCCGGCCCTGTGGCCCAAGGGCGAAGACCAGCTTCCGCGCCTGTGGCAGACGCTGTCCGAAGCCGACGTGATCAAGCTCAGCGCCGAGGAGTTCGCCGCCGTGCACGACGGCGGCGACGACGAATCCGTGCTCGAACGCCTGTGGCAGGGCCACGCGCGCCTGCTGCTGGTGACCGACGGCGCCGAACCGATGCGCTGGTTCACGCGCACGGCACGGGGCGTGATCCAGGGCTACAAGGTGGATGCGGTGGATACCACCGCCGCCGGCGACGCCTTCGTGGGCGGCCTGCTCGCCCGCCTCGCCGACCAGGGCATCAAGCCGGCCGGCCTCGATGCGCTGGTGGCCGACGAGGCCCGCCTCGTCGCACTGATCCGCTACGCCGCCGCCTGCGGCGCGATCACCGCCACCCGCAAAGGCTCGTTCACCGCCATCCCCGACCAGGCCGAAGTGAAGGCCTTCATGGAGAAGCACGCATGA